A genomic window from Caldicellulosiruptor kronotskyensis 2002 includes:
- a CDS encoding coproporphyrinogen III oxidase: protein MRILCEKSFFTKGVEHNLKITYFSNSQKFLYDFQHIIRAFYPGAEVKFGHGGDIHLEAYFEEMRVFLKLQTRDKTIQKDFILVYDEHESKRIFGRNLYDLLRQETKKDLPWGILTGIRPTKIVYPLLEQGLKEEEIYKFLQEGYYISDKKSKLLLRVARNEINILNKLEPSSACLYIGIPICPTKCLYCSFSCHEMTRQIKSLLGMYTDSIICELEKTYQKIDENKNRIVAIYFGGGSPAVLGIENIKKIFTNLFDNLEKNCIQEITFEAGRPDTISEDLLEYLAELNRYLNIRLCINPQTSNDNTLKIIGRNHTFEDIKKAFALTQEYGFNNINSDVILGLPGENENDYKKTIDDVLKLSPASITVHTLSIKRASLLRFKWNEYKFMDEETVNNLLDWTQYVLEEHGYIPYYMYRQKNMIGNFENVGYCKRGFEGLYNVMIMQEKHNIYACGAKAVSKFVYEGDRIERVFNPADIKLYISRILNVDI, encoded by the coding sequence GTGCGAATATTGTGCGAAAAATCATTTTTTACAAAAGGGGTAGAGCACAATTTGAAAATAACATATTTTTCTAACAGTCAAAAGTTTTTATATGATTTTCAGCATATAATAAGGGCATTTTACCCTGGTGCGGAGGTAAAATTTGGTCATGGCGGAGACATTCATCTTGAGGCGTATTTTGAAGAAATGAGAGTATTTTTAAAACTCCAAACACGGGATAAAACAATTCAAAAAGATTTTATTCTTGTGTATGATGAACACGAGTCAAAGAGGATATTTGGAAGAAACCTTTATGACCTTTTAAGACAGGAGACAAAAAAAGATCTTCCATGGGGGATCTTAACAGGAATAAGACCCACAAAGATTGTCTACCCCTTGTTGGAACAGGGATTGAAAGAGGAAGAGATATACAAGTTCCTGCAAGAAGGATATTATATTTCTGATAAAAAATCAAAGCTTCTTTTAAGGGTTGCAAGGAATGAAATTAACATTTTGAATAAACTTGAGCCTTCTTCAGCTTGTTTGTACATAGGTATTCCAATATGCCCGACTAAGTGTCTTTACTGTTCTTTTTCATGCCACGAGATGACAAGGCAGATAAAAAGTTTATTAGGAATGTATACAGATAGCATTATCTGTGAACTTGAAAAGACATATCAGAAAATAGATGAAAATAAAAATAGAATTGTTGCAATCTATTTTGGCGGTGGAAGTCCTGCAGTGTTAGGGATAGAAAATATAAAAAAGATTTTCACAAATCTGTTTGATAACCTTGAAAAAAACTGTATTCAAGAGATTACATTTGAAGCAGGAAGACCCGATACAATTAGCGAAGATTTATTGGAGTATTTAGCTGAGCTTAATCGATATTTAAATATCAGGCTTTGTATAAACCCTCAAACTTCGAATGACAACACTTTGAAAATAATAGGCAGGAATCACACATTTGAGGACATAAAAAAGGCATTTGCATTGACGCAGGAATATGGTTTTAATAATATAAACAGTGATGTGATTTTAGGGCTTCCTGGTGAGAATGAAAATGATTATAAAAAGACAATTGATGATGTTTTAAAACTTTCACCTGCTTCAATTACCGTTCACACACTTTCAATAAAAAGGGCAAGCCTTTTGAGATTCAAATGGAATGAATATAAATTTATGGATGAAGAGACTGTAAACAACCTTCTTGACTGGACACAATATGTTTTAGAAGAACACGGTTATATCCCATATTACATGTATAGGCAGAAAAATATGATAGGAAATTTTGAGAATGTTGGATACTGCAAAAGGGGATTTGAAGGGCTTTACAATGTGATGATAATGCAGGAAAAACATAATATCTATGCATGTGGCGCAAAAGCTGTGTCAAAGTTTGTGTATGAAGGAGACAGGATAGAAAGAGTTTTTAATCCTGCTGACATAAAGCTTTACATTTCAAGGATTCTGAATGTTGATATTTGA
- a CDS encoding radical SAM protein: MLSQQLLKSCRICPRECGVNRIEGESGFCKIAGGIKVAKAFLHFWEEPCISGKNGSGTVFFSGCNMGCVFCQNYEISQMRFGAFIDVNKLATIFLNLQAKSAHNINLVTPTIYVPYIIEAIDIARKNGLRVPIVYNTSSYEKPETIELLKGYVDIFLPDLKYFDDEIAQKYSNAPQYFEFASKSILKMFELVGDVVIENGIMKRGVIIRHLVLPMHANDSIKVLSWIKDNLKGKVMLSLMSQYYPMYKAKEFKEISRRITTREYQKVVNFALENGLDYGYIQDKEVATDKYISEFDLEDI, encoded by the coding sequence TTGCTTTCCCAACAGCTTTTAAAAAGCTGCAGAATATGTCCGCGCGAATGTGGTGTAAATCGTATTGAAGGTGAGAGTGGTTTTTGTAAAATTGCAGGTGGTATAAAGGTTGCCAAAGCTTTTTTGCATTTTTGGGAAGAACCATGTATCTCGGGCAAAAACGGGTCTGGCACAGTATTTTTTTCTGGGTGCAATATGGGCTGTGTATTTTGCCAAAATTACGAGATAAGCCAGATGAGGTTTGGAGCATTCATAGATGTAAATAAACTTGCTACTATCTTTTTAAACCTTCAGGCAAAAAGTGCTCATAATATTAACCTTGTGACGCCAACCATTTATGTTCCATATATAATTGAGGCAATTGATATTGCAAGGAAAAATGGTCTTAGAGTTCCCATTGTGTACAACACATCTTCGTATGAAAAACCAGAGACCATAGAGCTCTTGAAAGGATATGTGGATATATTCTTGCCAGACCTTAAATATTTTGATGATGAAATTGCCCAAAAATACTCCAATGCTCCTCAGTATTTTGAATTTGCCTCAAAGTCAATATTAAAAATGTTTGAACTTGTTGGAGATGTTGTAATAGAAAATGGTATAATGAAAAGAGGTGTTATAATTCGCCATTTGGTACTTCCAATGCACGCAAATGATTCTATAAAGGTTTTGAGCTGGATTAAGGATAACTTGAAAGGCAAAGTTATGCTGAGCCTTATGAGCCAGTATTATCCAATGTACAAAGCAAAGGAATTCAAAGAAATTTCAAGAAGGATTACAACAAGAGAATATCAGAAGGTTGTCAACTTTGCGCTCGAAAATGGTCTTGACTATGGATACATTCAGGACAAAGAAGTGGCAACAGACAAATACATCTCCGAATTTGACTTAGAAGACATATGA
- the wecB gene encoding non-hydrolyzing UDP-N-acetylglucosamine 2-epimerase, which produces MIKTLIVFGTRPEAIKMAPLVKELQEDSNFDVKVCVTAQHRQMLDQVLEIFDIKPDYDLDIMKYNQSLFSITSDVLLRFEKVLEKERPDIVLVHGDTTTTFASALASFYFKTKVGHVEAGLRTYNKYSPFPEEMNRKLTAALCDLHFAPTKKAKLNLMAEGVKEETIFVTGNTVIDALKITVKSDYVFKEESLNNIEFSKRIILLTAHRRENFGKPLENIFEAVLTIANEFDDVVFVYPVHLNPNVKNVAHKILKDNPRIKLINPIDVDDMHNLIARSYLVLTDSGGLQEEAPSLGKPVVVLRDTTERPEAVLANTVVVAGTQKERIIQIVTKLLTDEEEYLKMAKAINPYGDGNASKRIKEALLFYFGKSSKKPEEFCGSDKFV; this is translated from the coding sequence ATGATAAAGACACTTATTGTGTTTGGGACAAGACCTGAGGCAATAAAAATGGCACCGCTTGTAAAAGAATTACAGGAAGATTCTAATTTTGATGTTAAAGTATGTGTCACAGCACAGCACAGACAGATGCTTGACCAGGTACTTGAGATTTTTGATATAAAGCCTGATTATGACCTTGACATAATGAAATACAACCAAAGCTTATTTTCTATAACTTCTGATGTGCTTTTGAGATTTGAAAAGGTTTTGGAGAAAGAAAGACCAGACATTGTGCTTGTCCATGGCGACACAACAACCACATTTGCATCAGCACTTGCAAGTTTTTATTTTAAAACAAAGGTAGGACATGTTGAGGCGGGTTTGAGAACATATAACAAATATTCACCTTTTCCAGAAGAGATGAACAGAAAGCTCACGGCAGCGCTGTGCGACCTTCATTTTGCCCCCACAAAAAAGGCGAAGTTAAATTTGATGGCAGAAGGTGTAAAAGAAGAAACCATCTTTGTAACAGGTAACACAGTGATTGATGCACTCAAAATTACTGTTAAGTCAGATTATGTTTTCAAGGAAGAAAGCCTAAACAATATAGAGTTTTCAAAAAGGATAATTCTACTCACTGCCCACAGAAGAGAAAACTTTGGGAAACCGCTTGAGAATATTTTTGAGGCTGTCCTGACAATTGCAAATGAGTTTGACGATGTAGTTTTTGTATATCCTGTACATCTAAATCCTAATGTCAAAAATGTTGCTCACAAGATTTTAAAAGATAATCCAAGGATAAAATTGATTAATCCGATTGATGTTGATGATATGCACAATCTCATTGCAAGAAGTTATTTGGTTTTAACAGACTCTGGTGGGCTTCAGGAAGAAGCACCGTCTTTGGGGAAACCCGTAGTTGTTCTGCGCGACACAACAGAAAGACCAGAAGCTGTTTTAGCAAACACAGTTGTAGTTGCAGGGACACAGAAAGAAAGGATAATTCAGATTGTTACAAAACTCTTAACAGATGAAGAAGAGTATCTTAAGATGGCAAAAGCTATAAACCCTTATGGTGATGGAAATGCCTCAAAAAGAATAAAAGAAGCACTTTTATTTTATTTTGGGAAAAGCAGTAAAAAACCTGAGGAATTTTGTGGAAGCGATAAGTTTGTGTAA
- a CDS encoding fibronectin type III domain-containing protein, which yields MFKNIKRVVSILILISFLFSNFNIQSFSQTLSTSLNITVQRDNSGVYKITRNSISIIWNPIEDAVLYEVYAAFSNSQVDFQTVTQNTYCDITGLKSATVYKITVVAKNEDEQIITSQSIYVITEFKLYAQPEPDPEKEEDVPLGSGGEHPKLLITFNKINVSDDFQPDIGFRGYNIFVGKSQTASDANQYYVDNNTNEIYKYQKENNITIPIKLYKEGVQQFAQEINQTVNMTVYDKYDGIDTYELVPGTMYYILMNPKMDSTKVIYKPLTNIACPTLMQVSAAKIGEIEKDGKTLALVRVQWRGVDPGNYKQDEIRYRAYYATSANELPRDNLPPQNIFATTSYNQNEAYIPGLSMTTKYYYIRVEAIFADGTRIPSALIKVSVTELGDIPPTPKNCRAETISQTEIEVSFDKPVSDDSSYVYQIWISTEYKDVLDASGNPTVYKLVYTTSSYDPNTDGFLPSDLILDGTRYRYKISNLLPNTVYYFKIRIINTTNQKKSDFSLIFVGTTKPVAILNVPPVDDNFVRQIVTSETGIRIYVYQDDLLSRVHQAVVDYVSQSAYFSGNLTVSEKVYYQVYVCESSWDEKNVKIYFELPSENISNYIDISNLKSNTPYYIRFKVRVYLDKDYLSEFSKAYVALTKPQQVPPTISQPEIPKNFMIAPEDDAVTQTSVKLRWDTKPGQSYVILQTSKPLDSNNLSIDEVKDYFVKILRQKVEIYRQVSDSAFVVEQVVYDVYSQNSPVGAKIYIDVTTPVTFKNLAPNTLYYFSIKAIENGRESLWGSIAVTTSSIEKPENLMIISRDSSGHGLTIQWNGNPNYGYQIFIRQENTTVYSLVYSGSISPVSIVSSKVAVYKYYIGNLSSNTLYYIRVRSIHIPSGKVSIFAEVLARTVFNQSDFENQQQKLKEEEQNRIRDIQNQKQVTIVLENSSDKYYLYINDQNALDEIQRINSNEFVIDFTKALYSSAKGQVLFSYKVADALEKLQKNFVLRYKSSMLKLPPGALNVSEIENISKRYGIDKGLVMILIELSSVSVLPPSYGYDIDSDVMTFKVTARYYQNDEQVVSSFAKPVNITLKLASLSGQANQTRAVYDFSNSSFVTSFSTDSLSNSITFNVEKPGTFGVLKTQTVSSYTLSKYKDDIAYVVQKYNLNELYNDFNKNLSQDYATKLITRVFGIDVDKVRNGNLTRQEAIYILARVYEQKTSSSIDNVVITKSTSFVPDGRYKKFILAMMSLGIVDNDFDPYETIKLDEFVHYIVNLEKILKY from the coding sequence ATGTTTAAAAACATAAAAAGAGTGGTTTCTATTTTAATTTTGATTTCATTTTTATTTTCCAACTTTAACATTCAATCATTTTCACAAACCCTTTCAACATCTTTGAATATAACTGTGCAAAGAGATAATAGTGGAGTTTATAAAATAACAAGAAATTCTATTTCTATAATATGGAATCCCATTGAAGATGCAGTATTATATGAAGTTTACGCTGCATTTTCAAATTCCCAGGTAGATTTTCAAACGGTAACCCAGAATACATACTGCGATATAACAGGGCTCAAAAGCGCCACAGTGTATAAAATAACTGTAGTTGCCAAAAATGAAGATGAACAGATTATAACTTCGCAATCAATTTATGTTATAACAGAGTTTAAACTTTATGCTCAGCCAGAACCAGACCCAGAAAAAGAAGAGGATGTACCTCTTGGCTCAGGCGGTGAACATCCAAAACTTTTAATAACCTTTAACAAAATCAATGTATCGGATGATTTTCAACCAGACATTGGATTTAGGGGTTACAACATTTTTGTAGGAAAAAGCCAAACAGCATCAGATGCTAATCAGTATTATGTTGATAATAATACAAATGAAATTTACAAGTATCAAAAGGAAAACAATATTACAATTCCTATAAAGCTTTATAAAGAAGGTGTTCAGCAATTTGCGCAGGAAATCAACCAAACAGTAAATATGACTGTTTATGACAAGTATGACGGAATTGACACATATGAACTTGTGCCAGGTACGATGTATTACATTCTTATGAATCCGAAAATGGATAGTACAAAAGTGATTTACAAGCCTCTTACAAACATTGCATGTCCTACGCTTATGCAGGTCAGTGCTGCAAAGATAGGTGAGATAGAAAAAGATGGGAAGACTTTAGCTTTAGTAAGAGTTCAGTGGCGAGGTGTTGACCCTGGAAACTACAAACAAGATGAGATAAGATATCGTGCATATTATGCGACAAGCGCGAATGAGCTTCCGAGGGACAACCTTCCACCACAAAACATATTTGCAACAACCTCATATAACCAGAACGAAGCATACATTCCTGGTCTTTCTATGACCACAAAATACTATTACATAAGAGTAGAAGCCATTTTTGCAGATGGTACACGAATTCCTTCTGCTCTCATAAAAGTTTCTGTTACAGAGCTTGGTGATATTCCACCAACACCTAAAAACTGCAGAGCTGAAACTATTTCACAGACAGAGATTGAGGTTTCGTTTGATAAACCAGTTTCAGACGACTCAAGTTATGTATATCAGATTTGGATTTCAACAGAATATAAAGATGTTCTTGATGCAAGTGGAAATCCTACTGTGTACAAGCTTGTGTACACTACTTCTTCATATGACCCAAACACAGATGGTTTTTTGCCAAGTGATTTAATTTTAGATGGCACAAGGTATAGATATAAAATATCAAATCTTCTACCAAATACAGTTTACTATTTCAAGATTAGAATAATAAATACTACTAACCAGAAAAAGTCTGATTTTTCACTTATATTTGTTGGGACAACAAAACCTGTTGCCATTTTAAACGTGCCACCTGTTGATGACAATTTTGTAAGACAAATTGTGACTTCTGAGACAGGTATAAGAATTTATGTGTATCAGGACGACCTGTTATCAAGAGTTCATCAAGCTGTAGTGGATTATGTGTCGCAATCAGCTTATTTTTCTGGGAATCTTACAGTCTCCGAAAAGGTATACTATCAGGTATATGTTTGTGAGTCATCTTGGGACGAAAAGAATGTGAAGATTTATTTTGAGCTGCCATCAGAGAATATTTCAAATTACATTGATATATCAAACCTCAAAAGTAATACTCCTTATTATATCAGATTTAAAGTAAGAGTTTATCTTGACAAAGACTATCTTTCAGAATTTAGTAAGGCATATGTTGCTTTAACAAAACCTCAACAGGTGCCACCTACTATTTCACAGCCAGAGATTCCTAAAAATTTCATGATTGCACCTGAGGATGATGCTGTAACACAAACCTCTGTTAAACTCAGATGGGATACAAAACCGGGTCAGTCATATGTCATTTTGCAAACTTCAAAACCTTTAGATAGCAATAACCTCAGTATAGACGAGGTCAAGGATTACTTTGTTAAAATACTCAGGCAAAAGGTTGAAATCTACAGGCAGGTATCTGATTCAGCTTTTGTGGTTGAACAGGTTGTGTATGACGTATATTCGCAAAACTCGCCTGTTGGTGCAAAGATATATATTGATGTCACAACTCCGGTGACATTTAAAAACCTTGCTCCAAACACACTATACTATTTTTCTATAAAAGCTATAGAAAATGGCAGAGAGTCGCTTTGGGGAAGCATTGCCGTGACAACATCATCAATTGAAAAGCCTGAAAATTTGATGATAATATCAAGAGATTCGAGTGGACATGGACTAACAATTCAATGGAATGGCAATCCAAATTATGGTTATCAGATTTTTATAAGACAAGAAAATACCACTGTGTATAGTTTGGTATATTCTGGTTCGATTTCGCCAGTTTCTATAGTGTCGTCAAAAGTTGCTGTATATAAATATTACATTGGTAATTTAAGCTCCAATACATTGTATTATATCAGAGTAAGAAGCATTCATATTCCAAGTGGAAAGGTTTCAATTTTTGCAGAGGTTTTAGCGAGAACAGTTTTTAACCAGAGCGACTTTGAAAATCAGCAGCAAAAGCTCAAAGAAGAAGAACAAAACAGAATAAGGGATATTCAAAATCAGAAACAGGTTACTATTGTACTTGAAAATAGTTCTGATAAGTACTATCTTTATATCAATGACCAAAACGCATTGGATGAAATTCAGCGAATCAATTCGAACGAGTTTGTTATAGACTTTACAAAAGCTCTTTATTCTTCTGCTAAAGGGCAGGTTTTGTTTTCATACAAGGTAGCAGATGCGCTTGAGAAGTTGCAGAAGAATTTTGTTTTGAGATACAAAAGTAGTATGTTAAAACTTCCACCGGGTGCTTTGAATGTTTCTGAAATTGAAAATATTTCAAAAAGATATGGAATTGACAAAGGATTGGTGATGATTTTAATAGAACTTTCTTCAGTTTCTGTTTTGCCACCTTCATATGGGTATGACATTGACTCTGATGTGATGACATTTAAGGTAACTGCCAGATATTACCAAAATGATGAACAAGTTGTATCAAGCTTTGCAAAACCTGTGAATATTACATTGAAGCTTGCAAGTTTGTCTGGTCAAGCAAACCAAACAAGGGCTGTATATGATTTTTCGAATAGCAGCTTTGTAACCAGTTTTTCAACTGACAGTCTTTCAAACAGTATAACTTTTAATGTTGAAAAGCCTGGCACATTTGGAGTGCTGAAAACTCAGACTGTGTCAAGTTACACTCTCAGCAAGTACAAAGATGATATAGCATATGTTGTTCAAAAATACAACTTAAATGAACTTTACAATGACTTTAATAAGAACCTTTCACAGGATTATGCAACCAAACTTATAACAAGAGTATTTGGTATTGATGTTGATAAAGTCAGAAACGGGAATCTGACAAGGCAAGAAGCGATATATATCCTGGCGAGGGTGTATGAACAGAAGACATCATCTTCGATTGACAACGTTGTTATTACAAAGTCAACAAGCTTTGTGCCCGATGGGAGGTACAAAAAGTTTATCCTTGCTATGATGTCGCTTGGGATTGTAGATAACGATTTTGACCCTTATGAGACAATAAAGCTTGATGAGTTTGTTCACTATATAGTTAATCTTGAAAAGATTTTGAAATATTAA
- a CDS encoding fibronectin type III domain-containing protein, with translation MKSIAIKVVSIFLLISFLIALVPQNLIAQPAIVLPAPQGLNIAVVNNLPRMEVAQDGTITLYFSWQYSYSDFDYFELYLGDDPTRFPYGYTIYKNDPNLTGSNGSYTYKVQSLPNGQKIPSGTIFYAKIRSVRVLQEQTGSVVYYSSYSNTIMFLTPIFVECYTNAEDAIDIVWDDVYYSGKRIDYDIYLSKDISFTTPTKYQIDGDRITLLQSQKPGGRVEILPGRKLKYTAAGLSPSSLYYVKVLPRNLPQEVIWRDPQTYTPPNIRVIGEAATYIQAEAQRIADNVVWLRWAKVSIAENDYEIYKGSKDQIPTLIGTVSANEFFAVVSLTDDVFFRIQVDVFDSFGRKVSIRSKDLYVHPYTLPFAPPAAENLTAFPKSQDTISLRFKIPTDKEVVYDFYYKKYSDSNADFSLYVSNYQMKSSDEEKDENNLPTGYYRFDITGLEKNTVYVLKVVVKKRFYDYEQGTYIYKESTPALTISYTLSGDITPPTTPTLLSVVYTTYDSVILSWQPINIAGVQPPTVDRSIFYEVNYAVYQDGMDITNPENLDITGFQKIILSDYQVDQTGKIVFRVSSLLPNTRYVFFVRAVRKIDSSVYYSLPSNVVMATTLIKYKVPLPPTVPVVENLNVVTTTYNSALLSWSYIENVYFEIQVSEDIKNANAWQVVSDSFKPSIKEVDYTTGLCYFTVQNLKPDTLYYFRVRAYIIKDNQKVYSEFSSPVFARTQKVPPPKTPIAFGIKEYGKDYAIFVWEIAETGRKYVIEIADNISFSNSQKYTTDTDATEYKVTGLKPNTRYWARLFAIASDGQLSQSTEIISFVTKKDVSEYTGVFDTVQDTTPPFVTVEDPASGRMIIEITYRYVNESLDSKPVLIDFTKRTSSSIFQFVIKIRYDVLKALVKLNKDCFVTLDGASSQFNFASIDSSDINKLTVSGVSPSSIYTELIFIRASDKYNVKDAISEVYDIRYTASSLTKQIGISYFPMPIKISLINREPWSAAIPYVFDLTSLSWKEPENAVFASDNKSVTFNLQTPQAVVIVRKGFYRDIISSSYATKLYNLFKTIASDDTSDTIGIKNAVSKQELASFLVYFAEKKRLYRFEIIDEYIKKAYKAGLIENTQDNSFLTKEAAVDMIVKFYEIYTGNEISADNVTWTKLSASDKYILSLKKAYKMGWLFDYVTFNPKETATREYVLAFFYYVVSSM, from the coding sequence ATGAAATCCATCGCAATTAAAGTAGTTTCGATTTTCCTTTTAATATCTTTTTTGATTGCTTTGGTTCCCCAAAATCTAATAGCACAGCCTGCAATTGTTCTTCCTGCACCTCAGGGTTTGAATATAGCAGTTGTAAATAATCTTCCGAGGATGGAAGTAGCTCAGGATGGAACTATAACACTTTATTTTTCTTGGCAATACAGTTATTCTGACTTTGATTACTTTGAGCTGTATCTTGGTGATGACCCTACAAGATTTCCTTATGGATATACCATATACAAAAACGACCCAAACCTCACAGGCTCAAACGGGAGCTATACCTATAAGGTTCAAAGTCTTCCAAACGGGCAAAAGATTCCAAGCGGGACAATTTTTTATGCCAAGATAAGAAGTGTGAGGGTTTTGCAGGAGCAGACGGGAAGTGTTGTTTATTACTCTTCATATTCAAACACTATTATGTTTTTGACACCTATCTTTGTTGAATGTTATACAAATGCTGAAGATGCCATTGACATAGTCTGGGACGATGTTTACTATTCTGGCAAGAGAATAGATTATGACATATATTTATCAAAGGACATAAGTTTTACAACACCAACAAAGTATCAGATTGATGGTGACAGGATAACCCTTCTTCAAAGCCAAAAACCGGGTGGAAGAGTTGAAATTCTGCCGGGCAGGAAACTCAAATATACAGCAGCAGGACTTTCGCCAAGCAGCCTTTACTATGTAAAAGTTTTACCGAGAAATTTGCCTCAAGAGGTAATCTGGCGTGACCCACAGACATACACACCACCAAATATTAGGGTAATTGGTGAGGCGGCAACATACATTCAGGCAGAGGCTCAGAGGATTGCTGACAATGTTGTGTGGCTCAGATGGGCAAAAGTGTCAATAGCTGAGAATGACTATGAGATTTACAAAGGTAGCAAAGACCAGATACCTACTTTGATTGGTACGGTTTCGGCAAACGAGTTTTTTGCTGTTGTGAGCTTAACAGACGATGTATTTTTCAGGATACAGGTTGATGTCTTTGATAGTTTCGGCAGAAAGGTGTCTATCAGGTCAAAAGACCTGTATGTTCATCCATATACACTGCCTTTTGCACCACCTGCAGCAGAAAATTTAACAGCTTTCCCAAAATCTCAAGATACAATCTCTTTGCGGTTCAAAATACCAACCGACAAAGAGGTTGTGTATGATTTTTATTACAAAAAGTATTCGGATAGCAATGCTGATTTTTCTCTCTATGTATCCAATTATCAGATGAAAAGTTCTGATGAGGAAAAGGATGAGAACAATCTTCCCACAGGATATTATAGGTTTGACATCACAGGTCTTGAAAAAAACACTGTTTATGTTTTGAAGGTTGTGGTGAAGAAGAGGTTTTATGATTATGAACAGGGGACATACATTTACAAGGAATCAACCCCTGCTTTGACAATTTCATATACACTGTCAGGCGACATAACTCCGCCAACCACTCCAACCCTTTTGTCTGTTGTGTATACAACTTACGACTCTGTAATTTTGTCATGGCAGCCTATAAATATTGCAGGTGTCCAGCCACCGACTGTGGACAGGAGCATCTTTTATGAGGTCAACTATGCAGTGTACCAGGATGGAATGGATATTACTAATCCAGAAAATCTTGATATAACAGGTTTTCAAAAGATAATACTTTCTGACTATCAGGTAGATCAAACGGGCAAGATAGTTTTCAGGGTAAGCAGTCTTTTGCCAAACACAAGGTATGTATTTTTTGTAAGAGCGGTGAGAAAGATTGACAGTAGCGTTTATTATTCACTACCATCTAATGTTGTAATGGCAACAACGCTAATAAAGTATAAAGTGCCGCTGCCTCCTACTGTTCCAGTTGTTGAAAATTTGAACGTTGTGACAACAACGTATAACTCTGCCCTGCTTTCATGGAGCTACATAGAGAATGTATATTTTGAAATTCAGGTATCAGAAGACATCAAAAACGCAAATGCCTGGCAGGTTGTATCTGACAGTTTTAAACCATCTATAAAAGAGGTTGATTACACCACCGGCCTTTGTTATTTCACAGTTCAAAACTTGAAACCTGATACTCTTTACTATTTTAGGGTAAGAGCATATATAATCAAAGACAATCAGAAAGTGTATTCAGAGTTTAGCAGTCCTGTTTTTGCCAGGACACAAAAGGTACCACCTCCAAAAACACCAATTGCTTTTGGTATAAAAGAGTATGGAAAGGATTATGCCATTTTTGTTTGGGAGATTGCCGAGACAGGAAGAAAATATGTCATAGAGATAGCTGACAATATTTCATTTTCAAACTCCCAGAAATACACAACCGACACAGATGCGACAGAGTATAAAGTAACAGGCTTGAAACCCAACACAAGGTACTGGGCAAGACTTTTTGCTATAGCTTCTGACGGTCAGCTATCCCAGTCAACTGAAATTATCTCTTTTGTAACCAAAAAGGATGTGAGCGAGTACACAGGTGTGTTTGATACTGTACAGGACACAACTCCGCCATTTGTGACAGTAGAGGACCCTGCAAGTGGCAGGATGATAATAGAGATTACCTATAGATATGTCAATGAGTCTTTGGACTCAAAGCCTGTTTTAATTGATTTTACAAAGAGAACAAGTTCATCTATTTTTCAGTTTGTGATAAAAATAAGATACGATGTTTTAAAAGCACTTGTTAAGCTCAATAAAGATTGCTTTGTCACATTAGATGGAGCGTCTTCGCAGTTCAATTTTGCTTCCATCGACAGTAGCGACATAAATAAACTGACAGTGTCTGGCGTATCACCCTCAAGTATTTATACTGAACTGATATTTATAAGAGCATCTGACAAATATAACGTTAAAGATGCTATCTCTGAAGTGTATGATATCAGATACACAGCTTCAAGCCTGACAAAGCAGATTGGAATATCATATTTTCCAATGCCAATTAAAATTTCACTCATAAACAGAGAGCCGTGGTCTGCTGCGATACCATATGTTTTTGATTTGACCTCTCTTTCTTGGAAAGAACCAGAAAACGCTGTGTTTGCAAGTGACAATAAAAGTGTGACCTTTAATTTGCAAACACCTCAGGCAGTTGTGATTGTAAGAAAAGGCTTTTACAGAGATATAATTTCAAGCAGCTATGCAACAAAACTTTACAATCTTTTTAAGACTATTGCCAGCGATGATACAAGCGATACAATAGGAATAAAAAACGCTGTGTCAAAACAGGAACTTGCCTCTTTTTTGGTATATTTTGCAGAGAAGAAGAGACTCTACAGGTTTGAGATAATTGATGAGTATATTAAAAAAGCGTACAAGGCAGGACTAATTGAAAATACTCAGGACAATTCTTTTCTGACAAAAGAAGCTGCTGTAGATATGATAGTAAAGTTTTATGAGATTTACACTGGCAATGAAATCTCAGCAGACAATGTTACATGGACAAAACTTTCTGCCAGCGACAAATATATTTTGTCATTGAAAAAAGCATACAAGATGGGTTGGCTTTTTGATTATGTTACCTTCAATCCCAAAGAAACAGCCACAAGAGAATATGTTTTAGCCTTTTTCTATTACGTTGTTTCAAGTATGTAA